TGGGTACCGGATTGTGGGTTGATCCTCGGCGGATACGTTGGCtggttgtagttgtagttggcCTCGCGATATCTTCTCGGCGGATTATACTGATCCCTTCCGCCCGCCAAACGCTTCCTGTCCCAGGCGAACAGCCATTCCCTGAAGAATTTCAGGGCCTCGTAGAGCACCGCGAACACGAAAATCAGCAGGCAAGACAGAGTCAGTGCCATGGCGGACTCGGTGCGCCAGAACTTGAAGAGAATGGTCTCCGCATCGCCAGTGTGAAAGAACATCGCCATGGACATGTCATGGCCCCCACCCTCGTGGTGTCCGTGCTTAGTAAGCTCGCCATGGCTGCCAGGATGACTCATGTCATGTGAATGGTGTCCTTCGTGGACGGAAGTCGGTGGAGCAGGTTCCGCGGATCCATGGGAACCGTGATGGTGGACATGGCCCTCTGAGGCATCAACTCCATGGTGATTCATGGTCGAACATCGGTGGCaaatattgttattgttaGTTTGTGTGTGCTCGATCGACAATTAAGTGACAGCTTTCTGAAAGATTGAAAATTCCAGTACGTTCTGAAAAACTTCATCAGAGTTAATTTATTGACCATTTGGCAAGATTGAGCATCGCCCAACTACCGCCACTCTCCAGAGATTTTCTATGCCCATCTGTAAAGTGACGAGTTTCGACCGCAGCGCAATGCCAATTCGGTTGTATCATTAACATAATTGACAGGCGGGCAGAACATGCCACGTGCCACGTTCCACGGTCCATGTTCCACGAAATCAATGCAGTTTCCGTCCAGGACTCGTCGTTTTCTGGCCGGGACAAGCGAGCAAATTTGCTGGCACTAATGGAATCCATTTTTCACCCGCCGCTCGGCTCGACTCGAATGAGACGAGCTGCACCGAAATCCTCCGGCCCAACCATGCATATTAATAAAGATTTAAGCGTCAGCAGCCGGCGAAATTAAGATCGTACACTGCCAGACCGACTCTAGTACTTTGAATTGCTCACGAGTTGGCCATTAGATGGTCTAACACCGaatattaatcatacgccGCGTTAATTTATGGGCCAGTCGCTGATTGCCGAAGCATGATTTTTTCAGCCAGACGTGCTGCAATCTCTTTCGCTTTTCTGGGAGTGTACTACTTGGCTGGCGGGAAGGGGGGAATCCGCACCGATTTTCCTGCTTTTTCCTGATTTTTTCTGCTAAAATGAAGCCACTAGCTGTCGCTGGGAACGCCTCGCTGACCGCCCATTAATGCGGCTCCTTTGTGCAGGAGCACATTAATCATGGCGAATTCTGCAGCAGCCATCGCAGCATGGCTCGTGTAATTTCTTTCGGTCgtcttttattttgtgttttgttttttgcccacacaaaaaacaaagaaaccCACGACGAGACCCAGCAACAAAGTGAGTCCTGcattaaatgctttgcttttctaTGGCTGCTCGAGCACTTCCGCTTGCGCCCAGAATCACAGACCTTAATTGTCGAGACGGAAGAAAAGCGGGAGTGGTGTAACTAGGATTGGAAGCACGTCAAATACCCTGCCGAAACGCAGCAATAATAAATGAGTGTAATTTGTGGAACAAGAAAGTTGTAAGGTGTTTAAGTCTGCCTATAGCATACCTACCCATTTTTAAGAATTCGCAGACATTTGTCATTCCCAGAACATACTAAAACTAGAATTGAATTAGGGAAATCCCCTTACGTTGGCCAGTTCAGCGGAAAGCCTGTCGCTACCCTTTACTTAAGCTGCAGTGTCCATTGTTTGCAGTCCTTGGCTCCAAGGAAATGTAATTCCTTTTGATGCCCGGCACGGCTTAAGGCTCCTCGAGGTCCTCGAGACTCGCCATTCGTTCCATTCTTTATCAATTGTCTTGTAGAGCAAAGCGTTAATCATGCGGCATTTAACGAGACTAAAGCCGACTGCTCCCCGGTGACTGTGATTTCTATGGTCAAAGTTTTGCCGCCCCCTCCCCTGGCACTGGACAAAGCGACCGCCATGAATTCCGAGAACGAATgaaaaatgttggccaaatgtGTGGGCGTTTGGATGTTTGGGAGcccaaaaggaaaacgaaGTGCTTGCGACCCGCCGGAGCAGCCTTGCGTGTAATCGCGCTGCTAAGTCCATTTAATCAACTTAATTTTGTACAAATTCTCAGACATTTGGGCTCACTTTTTCCCGTGCCTTCATTTATTTCGGGCAAGTGACGCAATCCCCGCAGGACGgcatttaataaaacattttccacaattaTAGCAAGGTAGGTATAGCAAGGGGAAAAGCCTCAAGATCCCAGATTCCTATCGCTCAACGTTGAAATGGAGTTGTTAGCGCTCGAAATAATTTACATAACTTGTTTTGAATACACTTTGACAAAGCCGAAGGTGTGcgtgttgcatactttcgggctGCCCTCGGCTTACCCGGCGGATACGCAATATTTAACTTGACAATGATGGCAAGTTTTAATGAAGGAGCCCAGCTAACAAGACGTCCTCCTTGGATTATTGTCACAGAAGTACGAGAAGTAAATAACATTTGATTACACTTCATATTTCCGCCGCTCTCAGCCATTTAATACCCacagaaaatattaaattcccATTTCGTGGAGATGCTGCtttgatatttattaaatttaacatCAAGGGCCGCCATCCCTCGATGCGGCGAAAGTCAATTGCTGAAACCGGAGCCCATTTCTTCTGGGCAAACACATTTGGAAATTTGTCGTATTACCTTGCAgcgcatttcgcatttgccatttggcatttggcatttggccgCCGGGGGAGGGTCATCGATTTTCGATTGCGTTATCGAAACAAATCTAGCCACTTTGGCGGCCTTTTCACCGGCATCCGAATGGGaaaactggagctggagctggaaaaCTGGAGAGTGCCACTCACAGGAAATTGGGCTCAATTGGGGTTTTCGCTACGTGCCTCGCACTTTCGCCTTGGCTTTTATTGTTTCCCAGGAtcgccaaaaaaaagggtCCTGTCTGTTGATTTATGTGGCAAGTGCTTGTTAACACTCTACCGTTACGAGCTACAAGCTACGAGCTACGAACCCGACAACTGCAGGCAGCTTCATAAGCGTTTtttctaaacaaaaaaatggcaTTAAATGGAAGATGTGTAGGAAAGTTTTCAAGGACATTGGGCGGCCCTCATGTCGATTCCCGATGTTTCATAAACGTCGCATTAGTGTCACACAAATACTAACAGAAAAAGTGCTCGTAAAACTGCAGACTTTACTGCTGGCAATACGATAAATTTTACGCTTCCCGGCTGCAGCACAATTTCACTGCACTCGTCAGCTATTTTGCCATTTCGGGACTTTTTCGCGTGCCGAACGCAGCTATTTGAATACAGAAATCCGCTTAACTGCACTGAAAGCGTAGCAAAGCGCCCCGAAAACACATATCCCCGTCCACATCCGAGGCGGAAGGCGTGGCCTTGTGCTCGCCGAGtgtccttttcttttttttttttcgactgCCTCATAAAGTGGCATCCTAGCATGTGTCCTGTGGTGCGGAGGAGCGGGCGTAAAATCATCATTTATCAGCAGGCAGCCAGGAGCTCGAGATGCACGTGAAACAAAGTCTGGGCAGAATGTAAAACATAATGAGTTGTTTTACTGATTGCCTGCAGTCCTAACTTGAACTTTCTCAAAGACTTAATTCTACATTTGATTCTAAATTTATAGCCTATAACTACAGTTCCAGATGTACCCCAAGTGAGAATCGTTAATATTTCTTGCCGTGTATCGCCAGAAACATACCGAAACTCTGTCAAATTGGTGTGCTGCTTTTTGCGAATGAGAAACTGATTCTGGTGCTGGCGCCGTCAGATCCGCCTCACTTTGTCATTGTCATACCCTTTTTGGGAGCTCTGCTTCCTGGAATCTCGGTTGCTTAGGACCGCTTGTCTTGTTTATGCCACACAAAAAGTGGACTGAGCACTGAGAACTGGGGAATGTGCAGATATTTGCATACAGCCTCGCACATTTCGAGGACTTCCGCCGCAGATGTTCCTTAGTTTGATGGTGTTTGGTTGTTGGCGtcgcttctgcttctgcttttgcttttgcttttgcactGGCTTTCCCCTTACCATTTTTCGCTCttcacttccgtttccgtttcggTGTGCGTTTTGCACGTTTGCCGAGAGTGGATCGCAGCTGCTTTTCTATGTTTTTTGGGCCGCCAGTCCGTTGAATTGCACTTTCAGTTGACATTCAGCTGCAAAAAcgggcagcagctgctgcaattCGCATTTGCTGCATTTGAATTAAGTTCTGATTGCAATGCGCATTTATAAATCCTGCAAAGTTAAACCTGTCGCTCAATTTATTAGTGCAACTAAAGTGCTTTTACAGTCTGACATGCTACAAGAAATGTCTATTAACA
This genomic stretch from Drosophila yakuba strain Tai18E2 chromosome 3R, Prin_Dyak_Tai18E2_2.1, whole genome shotgun sequence harbors:
- the LOC6538954 gene encoding high affinity copper uptake protein 1; translated protein: MNHHGVDASEGHVHHHGSHGSAEPAPPTSVHEGHHSHDMSHPGSHGELTKHGHHEGGGHDMSMAMFFHTGDAETILFKFWRTESAMALTLSCLLIFVFAVLYEALKFFREWLFAWDRKRLAGGRDQYNPPRRYREANYNYNQPTYPPRINPQSGTQIYAYRPRAPSMPPLQQPLQPPGPGSPQPHSSLILIPHTHQHIQENTPPAGRTSKLKVYCSGMHILQTFLHVLQVLISFLLMLVFMTFNVWLCVAVLLGAGVGYYIFCAFRTNVQEHCN